The genomic stretch CAAACATCCCGCCAAGAAGTAGAATAAGACTATCCTGCAAAATCACATGCAGATTTGCTGTCATAGAGGTACCAACTGCATACGCAAGAACAAAGAACATTCCGCTTGGTCCCGTAATCTGATAAACCGTAAACATAAGGGTAGATAATCCCCCTACGATCCCAAACATTAGCACCGTTAACATTGTATTGTAAGAGCATAATGATCCCAGCGCAAAGGATACTGCGAGTCCAAGAGCAACCCAAAATAATCGAACAGCACGCTGTGCGTAGGTCTCATTAGACACATATAAAAAAGTGAAACCGCCTATCGAAGCCAAGATTCCTAAGGCAGGATTCCCCATTAATACACCCAGCAGGGCTGGTGTCCCGACACTAATTGCAGAGCCTACTCCTCTAAACCAATTCAAAGGAATAGGCTTGATTTGAAAAGCTTCTTTGTACATAGGTCTCTTTGGAAACGTGTGTTTAGCACGCCGCCGTGAGCTGTAAGAAATATGATTATTCATCTTGTCTACCTCAATTCAAAACTAAATATCCGTATCGTTTATTGCGTTTTTTTCAATCTGTTGAAGTACTTTAGTAAAAATCGTTAATTCTTCATCAGATATTCCTTCTAAAACTTGTCCGAATAGGTGTTCTAAGTGTACATAAACTTCATTTCTTAGATTTGTTCCTTTTTCAGTAATAAATATGAAGTAGGAGCGCCGATCTGTATGATTCGTTTTGCGAATGACGAATTCGCCTCGTTCCAATAGATCTAGGATCTTCGCCAACGTTGCGGGATCTTTGTCTGCGATGGAGGCGAGTTCTTTTTGTTTAATACCATCATTTTCATAGACTCTTTTTAGTACGGTCCATTGCTCGGGTGTAATGGAATACCTTTTCAGATGACCTGATAAAAAACGAAGTAAAGCCCTACTGGTTTTCGTTATGGAATATCCGTACATCTCTTCTGTGCTAAGATTCATCGGCAACCTCCTTTTTTAATTCGTATGTATACAAATAATGTGTATGCTAATTAATTATAATTAAAATATTAATAAAATTCAATGCTTCTGCCAACTTACACCTTTTGACTTAAGCCGTAACAAAACACGAAACTCTCCCTGCTCAAAAATAGCCCCCTTGAGCCTTCAAGGGAGCTATTCGTTGCAAATAAGAGTTTTTTCAACTTTCATTACATAAGTTCTATTCAGTTTGGCGCTGCTGATTGGGCCCTATTCCCTGCTTCCATCTGCTCTTTGAAAACCAATACCAAAATTAAGGCTATGATGGAAAGAAGTGTACAGATCGTAAACATCGTGGAATACGAGCTGCTCTGTACAACCAGACCCATTACAAATCCGCCCAGAGAGAAGCCCAAATCATACGAGGACATAAAAATGCCCATAAGCACATATCGGGATTCAGAGGGGAGTACGAAAGACAAATAAGTAGTTAATGTCGGGTAAAGAAATGCCACGGCGAAACCGCTAAGTACTGCGGACAAGTAAACCAGCGGCCCGATCGCCTCCATTAGCGCAAGCAGCTGGGTTCCGAGTGCTGCACATAACAGCAAACCCGCCATTAGCCAGGTATTCCAGCTGCCGTCTGACGGGATTTTTTTACGTAAAATGAATCTGCATAAAATCACAATGAGCCCCTGGATCGTTAGAAACACGCCCGCACTCGCTTCCCCTGTCGATACCATGTACAAAGGAAGAAAGGTCGCAGTTGCCCCGAATACACACGAAGCAAACAACATGACACTACTGCTAATTAACAGCGGGGTGCTATGCCAGATCCTGCCGAATGAACGCATCATATCCCACAGCGTATATGATTTGTTCTGCACCGTAGTCTGCGGTAAATCTACCTTGTGTCCAATGATAAGCGGGAAAACTGCGAGCCCGATCATCAGCACAGTAAACCAGATATTGTTCGCATTCTCCCAAATTTGAATAGCAAGTATAGGGATGACCAGAGAAGGAACCATAGTAAACAAGGTATACATCGACAGACCCTGTGCCCGGTCTTTATCTTCCAGCTTTTCTACAATCCCTGCCTGCATCGTCATGGAGAAAAACGCAGTAGCCACACCCTGCAGTGCCCGCAGCCAAAGATACATTTCCACTCCAGTAACGATAAATAAAACCAGTGTTAAAGCATGTAAGATCAGCAGCCATTTCATTACACGAAGCGGCCCATACTTCCCTAAAAGTCCAGCCGCAAACGGTCTTAGAAGCATACATGTAAACATGTACGCTCCCATCATGAGACCAATTTCAGCCTGGTTTAATCCAGCAGCCTCACTCCGCAAAGGAAGAATGATCGTTAGCGCCGAGTTCGCAGCAAAGAATAAAAAAGCTAACATATAAAACCGAATAAAAGAAAAAGATACCGGATTTAATTTTCCTTTGGTAGTTACAGTAGAATTCAAAACATCGTCCCCACTTTCTTTATCTAGCAGTCAATCCATAGATGTGCCTGTGACCTGTGACTGGTTTTCACCGTTCATGGCAAACCAATCATCACTTCTGCTAGAATAGCATAATTTAATTACTTAAATGAATTGGAGAAGAATCCAGCGAACGTCCCATAATTATAAAATATACATTTTAGGATACTACCAAAGATTTGTTTTCGATTGTAAAAGCAAAAAAACCGCTGATCATTTAACGAGATCAGCGGTTTATTAATTTAATTATATTACTTTAATCTATCCATTGTATTTCGTAGTATGAGGATCAGCATTTCAGCTAAATAAACGCTGAAGCTCTTCTACTTCAAGACGGGTCACGGGCTGATAAGCTGGACTTGTCACATATTGAAGGAAGCTGTATATCAGCTGTCTACCTGCAAGTGTAGTCATCAGGTGCTCATGATGAAGAGCACCCATAAGAACTCTTCCATTCAAAACACGACATTCCATCAAGAGACCAAGTTTATGGTTTCTCTCAAAATTATCAATGGTTTGAACTAGAGGTTTCAGATCTTTTTCCAAATGATCCAGAATAATAGAAGATGACTGCGAGACAATATTCCACCACGGATACGTCGAATATTCTTCTGTGGCAAAGTGCCCAAATATAGGATGGTCTTTTTGGATTAGTAACCCCATGGTACCAACAGCAACCTCCTTGTGCATACTCTCAGAGATGGAGCGAAACATCGGATAGGACCAAAAATCAGTACAATAGAACCCTTGAACCGCATTCTGTATGCGATCAGGTGACGGGAAAAGCATGATATCTTCCCCTCGCTCAAGCAGCTCCAGGGCTTTCTCTGAAATCTCGGTAAACAGGTTTACCCCTTGCCAGTCAACTTCCAGCTCATTCGGATAAATCCATAGAGCATAGGTTTTATAAATATCGGTATCTGAAATAGACAGCCGCAGGATCACTTTTGTCATGACCGAGACACTCGGCATAGGAATATGGACATCCGTAATCGTGATATATTGCTGACCATCTAATAAAGGTATTTTTGTAGTCCCTTCCGCTAGATTATAACCTTCACATTGCAGCTCCCATTTAAGGTCACATCCGTCTAAAGCCTTTTTCCTAAAATAGCTCAGTTCAATCCGCGCCTCGAAGAGTTCGCCGGCTTCATAGTTATACTTTGGGAACCTCGCTAAAAGAACGGCGTCTGAACAGAATGTTCTCCATTCTTCAGGTGTAATCAATCCCTTTGAATCCATAAAAGCATCCAGGATGCCAACTAACGCTGTTCCCTGCCCGCTAAAATCCTGGAGATCAAGCAGTTGAAACCCGGCAAGACGCTTAGAGCGAAAAGCCGCTTCTAGTTCTTCTTTGTAACACGCTACAGCCAGTTTACCGGAAGCTGTAAAGTACTTGGCAGCAAGATGACCCAAACCCTTAGCTTCTAAGCGCTCCTGAAATACCTCAAAATTCTTCGCTTTTATAGAGCCTGTGTACTTCTTAATCTCCTCAAAATTGGGGAAAGTAGCATACTGACCTATCTCATGTGAAATGACGGGAATAGGAGAAACAAGCTTGTGACTTCCAGCTTCAGCCTTAACTGTCGTCGAAATCGTACCATATTGGATTTGAATTTCTTCTCCCTCCGACATGACGGATTCGCTTATCGTACAGTCTCTCCCCGGTAAAATGCTTGCATCATAGTCTTTTAATGTGTTTGGCAAATCTGTTTGGACATGACCCAGAGGAGCATCACACATTGCATACGAACCTCTGAACAAGCGATCTTTAGAAAATCGCACGCCGCAAAAAAACTCACTTTCATCCAAAATGTCTGGGGCAAACTGAAAGTTATTGGATCCTTCTGTATATAAATGACGACTGTCATGCTCTTTATAAGCCTTTAACATTGAATTCAATTTATCTTTACTTCCCCACAGTTCATTCCCCATGGACATCATAACAAACGAAGGATGGTTGCCAAAAGCCTGCAGTATTGCATAGCCCTCACGAATCAAGTAGTCCTGCTCAGCTTCATTATGCGAATCAGAGGATTCATCTGTGATCGTTCCCCAAAATGGAAGCTCAGGTTCCATATAAATTCCGAGAAGGTCCGCAGCGATAAAGGCAGCTTCAGGAGGACAACAGGTGTGAAAACGGTAGTGATTCATCCCATAGGATTTGGAGATGCCAAGAATACGAAGCCATTCATCCACGACTGTTGGTGCATAACCTGTAAGCGGGAAAATCAAGCAATCATTTTTGCCGCGGAGAAATGTGTTATGCCCGTTGATCGAAAACTTGTCACCATCCGCTTTGAACTCTCGTAATCCTGTTATTATTTCTTCCGTATCGAGCGTCCTCCCACGGACATCTTGTAGACAAATATGAAGTTTGTAGACATGAGGTTCATCGTCACTCCATAATCGTGCGTCCTTACCTAATTCGTACGTAAAGCGCAGATCATTAGAATCAGGGATACATATTTGCTCTCCTGGCGTATGAACTGGATCAGTATTTATGCTATGGGTCGATACAATGATCCGAATGTCTTGCGGGTCCCCAACAAGCTCTGCTTTAATATCAAATGAGCGGTGAACAAGATTGGGGTACACTTGGACATTTTTTAGAAAAACACGTTCATAAAATTGAAGCTCTATTTTCCCAGTAATCCCGTTCCAGTTGGTCTGTGAATCTTCTGAGGTAAGATGACCCCCTTTAGTTGGATAACTGGTATTATCTACCCGAATCGTAAGATTGTGTGTTCCTGCAGTTAGTCCTGCTGAGATTTCGTAACGATGAGGCGTACTCAAGCTATTTTGTGTCCCATATAGGACACCATCAATCCAAAGGGTTGTTATTCTCGTTCTTTCCAGATGAAGAAAACAACGTTTACCAGCCAAGTGATCTGGAATCACAATGTCTTTTGAAAACCAAGCGTAACCCTCAAATAAATATTCGTCAGTTAAAGATCCAACTAAGATCGTTTCATTCTTTCGCCCTTTTTTTGCATGAGAGGTTGTATTAGGCAATGAAATGGTGTCTGTGTATATGGGTAAGGACTCGCTATCGGTCTTTTGTTCATCCAGATGTAAATTCCAGGTGCCCTCCAGATTCATTTTAGTGAGCATAATACTGTCTCCTTTAAAATTTCATTTATTCATGTTTGTACGACCAAATTAACGGATCTAACAAAAAAAGGAACAGAAATATAGCACTTCTGTTCCTCCTTCATTTTTAAGAGTGATTCGCAAGATGGAGCAACTCACGTACGGTCAAGAACCGATATCCTTCATGATGAAGTTCATCCACTAGTATCTTGACAGCCTCAATCGTTTGAGCACGCTCACCATATCCGTCATGGAATATTAAAATGCTGCCATGATCAATGGTTGGTCTCGTATGTTCCAAAATATAATCTACACCTGGCTGTTCCCAGTCCTTGGCCCCGCCGTTCACTGTACCAATCGCAGTGTATCCGAACTCATCCGCAAGTGCAAGGATATCCTCATTAACTGAAAAGTAGGGAGGTCTGAAATTTAGTACAGGCTCTCCTGTTATTCGGCGAATTCTCCCATCCGCCTGCTGTAATTCTGCCCGCACTTCCTCTAGCTTTAGCTTGGTTAAATCAGGATGGGAGAAGGTATGATTCGCAATCTCATGCCCAGCAGTATGAACTTCTCTTGCGATCTCCTCATATGAATCCATCTCCTGACCAATCATAAAAAATGTTGCTTTTCCATTAACACTACGAAATATGTCCAGCACTTGTCTGGTATAAAGCGGATGAGGTCCATCATCGAATGTAAAGGCAACCACTTTTTCCGGAGTAGACACCTTATGTACTATAGATAACTTGGTCATAACTAGTCCTCCAACTTTTCGTTAAATTATGAAATCGATTTCTATCTATAGATATTCTCGCTTTAGAAGGTCTTATCCTTTAACCGCGCCTGCAATCATACTTTGCTGCACTTGTCTATTGAGTACCAAGTAGATTATAACGGTCGGAAGTGTAGTAATCATCAGTCCTGCTCCAATAATTCCCCACTGTGTAATATAAGTCCCTACCATAGACATCATTCCAACCGTAAGCGTCTGATAGGATTCTTTATTGATAAACGTCACCGCAAACATAAGCTCATTCCAGCAAGATAGAAACGTAAATATCGCTACCGTGGCAATGGCAGGACGTACGAGCGGTAATATAATGGAAAAGAAAGTTCTATAAATGCCGCAGCCATCCATGACCGCCGATTCTTCCATCTCCCTTGGGATCCCTTTATAAAAGCTGCCCAGTATGAACACTGCCATAGGAATTCCAAAAGCTACATACGGTATAATCAAAGACCAATAAGTGTTCAATAAATGCAGGTTCTTGAGGACCATAAAGAGCGGCAGAAGTGTTGCCTGAATGGGTACCATCATTCCAAGAAGGATGGTTGTCATTGTTACACTGCTCAGTTTCCAGTTCATTCTTGTGATTGCATAACCCGTCATAGAGGAAAGAATCAGAACAAGCAGGATGGAAATAGAGGTGACAAGCACACTATTGAAAAAGTACGTTAACACATTCCCGTCTGATAGAGCCTTCGAGTAGTTACTCCATAAAAATTTGTCAGGCAGCCCTAGAACATCTCCACTGAATATTTCACTATTATCTTTCAGGGAGAAAAAAGCCAGCCAGATCAGGGGATAAATCTGTACAATAGCAACAACGATTAAAAAAGCTTGTATTATGATGTTTCTAATAAATGTCGTTTTTTTCCGCAATCGTACTTCTGCTGTTTTCATTTTTCTCCCTCCTATTCTATCTTGAAAAATTTATTGATAAGAACAGTCACGATCAAACATTCCAAAATGATAAAGACGGAAATAGCACTTCCGTAACCATATTGATACGTTCCGAAAATGGTCGTGTACATCAAGGTGCTCGGCACTTCAGTAGAGAAAAGCGGACCGCCTCCAGTCAGTACATAAATCAGATCAAACACCTTAAAGGCACCGATGACCGAAAAGACGAGACAAACTTTAAGAATCGGTTTCATTAGCGGTATGGTAATAGCAAAAGCAGTCCGCATGCGTGAAGCCCCGTCCATTTTGGCAGCTTCAAATATATCTTGAGAGATCGACTTCGCTCCGGCATACATTAACAACATGTGATAACCCATATACTGCCACAAGGTAGGGATAAACGATGCCGCAAGCGCAGTATCCTTCTGTCCCAGCCAGTCTTGGGCCAGACTCGAAAGACCAATGTTCTCGAGCATTGTATTTAAAAGGCCATAATCCGCATTATAAATTTTCGACCATAGCTGCGCGACAACGACCGTCGAAATGAGTACCGGCAAGAAATATACAGTTCGGTAAAACCCTTCTCCTTTGACTGACGATGCCAGGATCAGTGCAAGTAAAAGAGAGATAGGCAGCTGAATGAAAATAGACGCTGCCGCAAACAACAATGAGTTATATATGGATTTTAATGCTCGCGGATCCTGAAACATCTGCGTGAAATTGTCCAGTCCAATAAACGTACCTTTGGAGATGCCATTCCAATCCAGTAAACTGTAATATGCAGAGACAACGATCGGAATTAATACGATGGTACAAAATAAAAGGAGGGTAGGCAGGACAAATATCATAATGGCCTTCTTGTTAGAAAATACTGAATTCATGCTGATCGTTCTCCTCTCAAAGATAAGGTCAGGGAAAGTCCCTGACCACATCTCATTTGGGTTTATGCACGGATCAAAGTTTTAGTTCTGTTGGTTTTAGCTGTGCCATCTGTTTGCAGAATTCTTCCGGTGTGATCTCTTCTGCCAGGAGCTCTGCGATTAAGTTTTTATGCGTTTCTGCAGAATCTGCTGGGAGAATATTGTCCCACCATGCAATAAACGAGGTTGCTGTCTTCATAATATCTGCGGCAGAGGTATCAAGAGTAGAAAGGCTCGAAGTATCCAGTCCATCAATATTCCAGCTAGGAAGTCCTGCGCCGGCAAGATATCCCTGTGTTCCAAGCTGCTCGCTCAAATACATCAAGAACTCAACGGCTTCTTTAGGATGCTTCGTGGTGTTGCTGACATAGAAACCGTCAACGGCTCCGCCGAATATTTCCGTACCTTTACCTTTTCCGTCCTCAAAAGTTGGGAATGGGATCACTTGGACGTTGCCTTTTACAGCCGAGGACGGGTCTTCGATCCCTGCATTAACCCAGTTGGCTTGGAACATCATAGCGCCATTCCCTGCGTTGAACGCGCCTAGCATTTCATCATAACTCATGCTGAACATACTGCTGTTAAAGGCGCCTGCCTTAGCGAGTTCCTGCATTTTGGTTGCAGCCGCCACAAACTCAGGTGAGTCCCATTTGGATGGATCTTTAAATGCCTCGATTACGGCTTCATTTCCAGCTTGGCGCATCGCAATAATGTCGTACCAGTACATGCCCGGCCAGCGGTCTTTTTCTCCAATAAGAGCAGGCGTAATGTCTGCCGCTTTCAGTTTTTCTACGGCATCAAGCAATTCCGTATAAGTCGTTGGAACTTTGGCACCCGCTTTGTTAAATAAGTCGGTATTCACGTATAGATTAGCAATATGGGTGTAAACCGGCAGGGTATATATTTTGCCATCCACTTCAATGGCCTCTGCCATACCCGGTCCCATCTTCGACTTAATATCATCTGTTAAGTAACTGGATATCTCCAGAACATTGCCTGATTCGATATAAGGTTGCATAAAACTGCCGCCTCCCATACCGTAAAAAAGATCAGGCGCTTCGCCTGCGGCGAGTGAAGTCTTTACTTTCGTTTTATACTGCTCACCTGTCGTTCCCGACCGATCAACCTGGATATCTGGATGTTCGCTATTCCACTTCTCGATGATCTCAGGCAGCAACTTCGCTGACGGATCCGTATTTCCTACGGACTGATCCCATAGCGTCAGCTTTATGGAACCGCTTGCATCTTTATCTGCTGATTTACCTTCGGATGAACCAGCAGAGCAGGCAGCGAGACTGCCCGCAATCCCCACCGCTAGAACGAGGCTCATTGATTTTTTTAATAACGCTTTCATTTTCTGACCTCCCTAAGTGTTTTTACGCTTCTAAAGGACATTATAGGGAAGCTCCCACGTTTACTCCATTCAAAATCCGCACATTCCCTTTTAAAATTCGAACATCTTTCCCTTCCTAATTTAGAACATCGTTCTCTTCATAATTTACCGATTCGATACTCGTTCATAGACCTTCCCATCGTTTTCTTAAATAAGACACTGAAATAATGCGGATCGATGATACCCACCCTTTCTCCTATTTCGTATCCTTTTAAATCGGTCGTTTTCAGCAGATGCTCTGCTCTTTTCATGCGTATATCTGTAAGATACTCGACAAACGTCTGACCTGTTTCTTTCTTCATAAGTCTTCCCAAGTGTCCTGGGCTGATAAAAAATACAGCAGCGGTGCTGGCAAGTCCTATGTTAGGATCCCTCATATGATTCTCTAAATACGCTTTCACCTGACTGATCAGATTACCTGCTTTGGCCTGATTCTCCATGTTAATTATATTTGAAATGGTAAAAACGTAACTTTCGAGTATTCTTTTTAGTTCTGGCAGATTATCCGCCGTTAGAATGGAAACGAGTGTCTCTGTATTCAGCGTATGCTCGTCCTCGATGCCCCGCTCCATCGCTGCGCGCTGGCACTCTGTAATCACATCCATGGCCGCCGTACGGAACTGACCTGCGCTGGAAAATGAAGCGTCAAATATTTGTGTTAACATCTGAGCCGCCCTTTCTGTCGAACCGACGCTGATATAGAAATGCAGCTCCTGAAGAACCTCTGGCTTATACCGGTAATGATCTTGCCTGCCTTCCATGATATCTTTGAAACAGACCACCTGATTATGACCTGCAAAAACTTTATAATGAAGTGCCCTGTTCGCTTCTTGATAACTGAGATGAGCTTCTTCGATATTGCCGCGCTTTCTCCCAATTCCGATGTTTACGAAACATGGAAGTGAATCTATAAGAATTAATTTGAGGGACTCGCACTCATCGACAATCCTTCCATCCTCGCTAAATGAAATAATTACAATACGGTCCTCCGTTTCGGATAATATAATGACTTCTGAATCTTGTGAAAAAAATGTCTCTATTCGATTTCTACACTCCATTCCGAGCAGAATCAGTTGTTCCTCCGTCTGCTTCTCTTGGGATGCAGAGATTTCTATAATAGCTAGCTGGTATGCGGCTCTGCGGTTGAACATAGGAAATCTAAAAAATTCGGCTTTTTCAACAATTTCTTCTATAGAAAGAGTTCCTTTAAGCCATTGATAGAGAAATTTTTCTCTAAGATACGGAAAATTCCGCTCCAGTTCTTGCTTCAGCTTCTCCATTTCTTGATCCCGTCTACGTTCTTCATTAATTATACGTTTTACCTTTTCGGTAACATGGAGTAAATCGGAAGCTCGAATCGGTTTAAGAATAAAGTCAGAAATTCCAATTTTAATACTCTGGTGTGCGTATTCAAATTCATCATGACCAGTAACAACGACAATTTTTATGTCCGGATATTTTTTCAGCACTCTGCTGCTAAACTCAATTCCGTTAATATGCGGCATATAAATGTCTGTGAAAATGATGTCTGGTCTATGTTTATCTACCATATCCAGGGCTTCCTGAGCATTGGAAGCTTCACCTATGATCGTCAAACCTTGCTCTTCCCAATTCATGCGCATTCTAAGGAGATTTCGAATCAGATATTCATCATCCACAATTAAAACTTTCAATTTTCCCATGAGGTATCCACTCCATTCGGTATCGTTAGTGTAATATGTGTTCCCTTCCCCGGTACGCTGTTAATATGTATACAATCCTTGTTGCCATAAAATATACGCAATCGTTCCATCGTTCCCCATAGTCCAAAACTCTTGATTTCTCCCTTTCTCTCCGTAGTAAGAATTTCATCAATTTCTTCTTTCGACATGCCAATCCCATCATCAGATATGGTTATTATTATTACATCCTCCGCACTTCGTGAGCTGATTCGGATGGTACCTTTTGTTCCACTGGGCCTTATCCCATGATAGAGCGAATTTTCAACCAATGGCTGTATAATCAGTTTGGGAATCGGGGACTGACAGCTATTTTTATCTACATCAAATTGTGCCTCAAACGCATCTTGATAACGTACCTCCTGAATTTTTAAATAATTACGAACCA from Paenibacillus polygoni encodes the following:
- a CDS encoding extracellular solute-binding protein is translated as MKALLKKSMSLVLAVGIAGSLAACSAGSSEGKSADKDASGSIKLTLWDQSVGNTDPSAKLLPEIIEKWNSEHPDIQVDRSGTTGEQYKTKVKTSLAAGEAPDLFYGMGGGSFMQPYIESGNVLEISSYLTDDIKSKMGPGMAEAIEVDGKIYTLPVYTHIANLYVNTDLFNKAGAKVPTTYTELLDAVEKLKAADITPALIGEKDRWPGMYWYDIIAMRQAGNEAVIEAFKDPSKWDSPEFVAAATKMQELAKAGAFNSSMFSMSYDEMLGAFNAGNGAMMFQANWVNAGIEDPSSAVKGNVQVIPFPTFEDGKGKGTEIFGGAVDGFYVSNTTKHPKEAVEFLMYLSEQLGTQGYLAGAGLPSWNIDGLDTSSLSTLDTSAADIMKTATSFIAWWDNILPADSAETHKNLIAELLAEEITPEEFCKQMAQLKPTELKL
- a CDS encoding MarR family winged helix-turn-helix transcriptional regulator, which produces MNLSTEEMYGYSITKTSRALLRFLSGHLKRYSITPEQWTVLKRVYENDGIKQKELASIADKDPATLAKILDLLERGEFVIRKTNHTDRRSYFIFITEKGTNLRNEVYVHLEHLFGQVLEGISDEELTIFTKVLQQIEKNAINDTDI
- a CDS encoding response regulator, with protein sequence MGKLKVLIVDDEYLIRNLLRMRMNWEEQGLTIIGEASNAQEALDMVDKHRPDIIFTDIYMPHINGIEFSSRVLKKYPDIKIVVVTGHDEFEYAHQSIKIGISDFILKPIRASDLLHVTEKVKRIINEERRRDQEMEKLKQELERNFPYLREKFLYQWLKGTLSIEEIVEKAEFFRFPMFNRRAAYQLAIIEISASQEKQTEEQLILLGMECRNRIETFFSQDSEVIILSETEDRIVIISFSEDGRIVDECESLKLILIDSLPCFVNIGIGRKRGNIEEAHLSYQEANRALHYKVFAGHNQVVCFKDIMEGRQDHYRYKPEVLQELHFYISVGSTERAAQMLTQIFDASFSSAGQFRTAAMDVITECQRAAMERGIEDEHTLNTETLVSILTADNLPELKRILESYVFTISNIINMENQAKAGNLISQVKAYLENHMRDPNIGLASTAAVFFISPGHLGRLMKKETGQTFVEYLTDIRMKRAEHLLKTTDLKGYEIGERVGIIDPHYFSVLFKKTMGRSMNEYRIGKL
- a CDS encoding carbohydrate ABC transporter permease, whose amino-acid sequence is MKTAEVRLRKKTTFIRNIIIQAFLIVVAIVQIYPLIWLAFFSLKDNSEIFSGDVLGLPDKFLWSNYSKALSDGNVLTYFFNSVLVTSISILLVLILSSMTGYAITRMNWKLSSVTMTTILLGMMVPIQATLLPLFMVLKNLHLLNTYWSLIIPYVAFGIPMAVFILGSFYKGIPREMEESAVMDGCGIYRTFFSIILPLVRPAIATVAIFTFLSCWNELMFAVTFINKESYQTLTVGMMSMVGTYITQWGIIGAGLMITTLPTVIIYLVLNRQVQQSMIAGAVKG
- a CDS encoding polysaccharide deacetylase family protein — protein: MTKLSIVHKVSTPEKVVAFTFDDGPHPLYTRQVLDIFRSVNGKATFFMIGQEMDSYEEIAREVHTAGHEIANHTFSHPDLTKLKLEEVRAELQQADGRIRRITGEPVLNFRPPYFSVNEDILALADEFGYTAIGTVNGGAKDWEQPGVDYILEHTRPTIDHGSILIFHDGYGERAQTIEAVKILVDELHHEGYRFLTVRELLHLANHS
- a CDS encoding glycoside hydrolase family 2 TIM barrel-domain containing protein encodes the protein MLTKMNLEGTWNLHLDEQKTDSESLPIYTDTISLPNTTSHAKKGRKNETILVGSLTDEYLFEGYAWFSKDIVIPDHLAGKRCFLHLERTRITTLWIDGVLYGTQNSLSTPHRYEISAGLTAGTHNLTIRVDNTSYPTKGGHLTSEDSQTNWNGITGKIELQFYERVFLKNVQVYPNLVHRSFDIKAELVGDPQDIRIIVSTHSINTDPVHTPGEQICIPDSNDLRFTYELGKDARLWSDDEPHVYKLHICLQDVRGRTLDTEEIITGLREFKADGDKFSINGHNTFLRGKNDCLIFPLTGYAPTVVDEWLRILGISKSYGMNHYRFHTCCPPEAAFIAADLLGIYMEPELPFWGTITDESSDSHNEAEQDYLIREGYAILQAFGNHPSFVMMSMGNELWGSKDKLNSMLKAYKEHDSRHLYTEGSNNFQFAPDILDESEFFCGVRFSKDRLFRGSYAMCDAPLGHVQTDLPNTLKDYDASILPGRDCTISESVMSEGEEIQIQYGTISTTVKAEAGSHKLVSPIPVISHEIGQYATFPNFEEIKKYTGSIKAKNFEVFQERLEAKGLGHLAAKYFTASGKLAVACYKEELEAAFRSKRLAGFQLLDLQDFSGQGTALVGILDAFMDSKGLITPEEWRTFCSDAVLLARFPKYNYEAGELFEARIELSYFRKKALDGCDLKWELQCEGYNLAEGTTKIPLLDGQQYITITDVHIPMPSVSVMTKVILRLSISDTDIYKTYALWIYPNELEVDWQGVNLFTEISEKALELLERGEDIMLFPSPDRIQNAVQGFYCTDFWSYPMFRSISESMHKEVAVGTMGLLIQKDHPIFGHFATEEYSTYPWWNIVSQSSSIILDHLEKDLKPLVQTIDNFERNHKLGLLMECRVLNGRVLMGALHHEHLMTTLAGRQLIYSFLQYVTSPAYQPVTRLEVEELQRLFS
- the cntE gene encoding staphylopine family metallophore export MFS transporter CntE — protein: MNSTVTTKGKLNPVSFSFIRFYMLAFLFFAANSALTIILPLRSEAAGLNQAEIGLMMGAYMFTCMLLRPFAAGLLGKYGPLRVMKWLLILHALTLVLFIVTGVEMYLWLRALQGVATAFFSMTMQAGIVEKLEDKDRAQGLSMYTLFTMVPSLVIPILAIQIWENANNIWFTVLMIGLAVFPLIIGHKVDLPQTTVQNKSYTLWDMMRSFGRIWHSTPLLISSSVMLFASCVFGATATFLPLYMVSTGEASAGVFLTIQGLIVILCRFILRKKIPSDGSWNTWLMAGLLLCAALGTQLLALMEAIGPLVYLSAVLSGFAVAFLYPTLTTYLSFVLPSESRYVLMGIFMSSYDLGFSLGGFVMGLVVQSSSYSTMFTICTLLSIIALILVLVFKEQMEAGNRAQSAAPN
- a CDS encoding carbohydrate ABC transporter permease, with the protein product MNSVFSNKKAIMIFVLPTLLLFCTIVLIPIVVSAYYSLLDWNGISKGTFIGLDNFTQMFQDPRALKSIYNSLLFAAASIFIQLPISLLLALILASSVKGEGFYRTVYFLPVLISTVVVAQLWSKIYNADYGLLNTMLENIGLSSLAQDWLGQKDTALAASFIPTLWQYMGYHMLLMYAGAKSISQDIFEAAKMDGASRMRTAFAITIPLMKPILKVCLVFSVIGAFKVFDLIYVLTGGGPLFSTEVPSTLMYTTIFGTYQYGYGSAISVFIILECLIVTVLINKFFKIE